In Musa acuminata AAA Group cultivar baxijiao chromosome BXJ3-9, Cavendish_Baxijiao_AAA, whole genome shotgun sequence, a single genomic region encodes these proteins:
- the LOC103997212 gene encoding protein RALF-like 33: protein MRRPYLFLLCASVLLADVLPWDVSGAAARSTCNDTGGRGCRVEEEEEDSAFELDSEINRRLLAGGSTYLDYGALDQNHPGCVTSSGRSYNCNGKSGQTRGGRQCGRDLYRCPT from the coding sequence ATGCGCCGGCCATACTTGTTCCTGCTGTGTGCGTCGGTCCTTTTGGCCGACGTCCTGCCGTGGGACGTCTCCGGCGCTGCTGCACGCTCGACCTGCAACGACACGGGAGGCCGTGGATGCcgagtggaggaggaagaagaagactcgGCGTTTGAGTTGGACTCGGAGATCAACAGAAGGCTGCTTGCTGGCGGGAGTACGTACCTTGATTATGGAGCTCTCGACCAGAATCACCCAGGCTGTGTAACAAGCAGTGGCCGGAGTTACAACTGCAACGGCAAGTCGGGTCAGACGCGTGGCGGAAGGCAGTGCGGTCGCGACCTCTACCGCTGCCCAACATGA
- the LOC103997213 gene encoding protein RALF-like 33, which translates to MATTDQSRVHPFRRAQTSTKTKERKMRRSFFFLLCASVLLADVLPWDVSGAAARSTCNETQGRGCRVEEEEEDVEFELDSDINRRLLAGGNRYIVNGALASDRAVCGSSNGRSYNCNGKSGQTGGGRECGRDYFRC; encoded by the coding sequence ATGGCTACAACCGACCAGTCTCGGGTCCATCCATTTAGGAGAGCTCAAACAAGTACAAAaacgaaggagaggaagatgcgcAGATCATTCTTCTTCCTGCTGTGTGCATCGGTCCTTTTGGCCGACGTCCTGCCGTGGGACGTCTCCGGCGCTGCTGCACGCTCGACCTGCAACGAGACGCAAGGCCGTGGATGCcgagtggaggaggaagaagaagacgtgGAGTTTGAGCTGGACTCGGATATCAACAGAAGGCTGCTTGCAGGCGGGAATCGGTACATTGTTAATGGAGCTCTCGCCTCGGATCGCGCTGTCTGTGGAAGCAGCAATGGCAGGAGTTACAACTGCAACGGCAAGTCGGGTCAGACGGGCGGCGGAAGGGAGTGCGGTCGCGACTACTTCCGTTGCTGA
- the LOC135650241 gene encoding kinesin-like protein KIN-12A gives MKALANSKGGRVPPSETLTPSSQKQRPPRAPKENVDPNTTPPESSPFKSPGKPLSARNRSPLPPKPPLPSFHGGNPLKRKLSLETLAENGGPPSMSSDSGVQVLVRVRPPSKEEEEGDPIVQKISSNSISILDHTFTFDSVADTSSTQDDIFRLVGLPLVENCLAGFNSSIFAYGQTGSGKTYTMWGPPSALSEDSSSSEWGLTPRVFERLFSRINEEQAKHSDKQLNYQCHCSFLEIYNEQITDLLDPTQKNLQIREDVKAGIYVDCLTEEYVYTMKDVIRLLMKGLANRRTGATSVNMESSRSHCVFTCIVDSQTKSLGDGLISLRTSRINLVDLAGSERQKQTGAAGERLKEAGNINRSLSQLGNLINILAEVSQSGKQRHIPYRDSRLTFLLQESLGGNAKLAMICAVSPSQSCKSETFSTLRFAQRAKAIKNKAVVNEITQDDVNVLREQIRQLKDELLRMKSNGSAGNNGSFSSAWNARRSLNLLKMSLNCPTTLPILKDDNDVEMEIDESDVEMPNIQASLPLPCEGKLSVDLSASKEELRSSINDNDTVARDVRSIYKMDPGCVKDQTFAVEECALKKIGPGQLIVNSDGGSTEDRGDDQLNDTCEVHMADEGTNILPDHNTQSESNLSVEKEYIIHEAQTRDSSSSPSSIVSPDSSGIVPSQTSLVLQLPTSSKSPVLENFSRKSLRTSSSMSASQKIIADDLKLGSGVLNVSLAQSSYPLNTYVTQTNKTENLAASLRRGLQIFDNQQLNPFVRRSSFRFSVALTDVKPVVPINKVDIGIQTIVQDPEEMEQLSAYVCSCCKKIASEDENEDTKNGTDLQLVTIDGTMSTDKLKMKVPRAVKKVLTGSIRREMALEEHCAKQAAEIMQLNRLLQQYKHERECSAIIAETREDKISRLESLVDGILPTEEFMEEEFASLMNEHKLLKEKYENHPDIMRLNIELKRVQEELDGFKNFFNMGERDVLMEEIQDLRSQLQYYLEFSSNSTRKQSPFLQLTHSCGTTSTPLCTISESTEASGNEKIEPDGCNWTERESEWIILSEELKLELEASRSLAEKRKVDLDSEKECTDELKEALQTAMQGHARILEQYADLQEKHIGLLARHRKIMDGIEDVKKAAARAGVKGAESKFINSLAAEISALRADREKERQYWRDENRGLQVQLRDTAEAVQAAGELLVRLKETEEAVATAEKRACMAEQETEKAYQEIDNLKKNYDREISLLNQLLSESRLPREALTYTVFNDPKTRGESLTDQRWREEFEPFCNRDDADFSKDTNPSSWFSGYDRCNI, from the exons ATGAAGGCGCTCGCAAATTCGAAGGGTGGAAGGGTTCCGCCCTCCGAGACCCTGACCCCTTCTTCGCAGAAGCAGCGCCCTCCTCGGGCCCCAAAGGAGAACGTCGACCCCAACACCACCCCGCCGGAATCCTCTCCTTTCAAGTCTCCCGGAAAGCCGCTCTCCGCCAGGAACCGGAGCCCGCTTCCCCCCAAGCCGCCTCTCCCCTCGTTCCACGGCGGCAACCCTCTCAAGCGGAAGCTGAGCCTGGAAACCCTCGCCGAGAATGGGGGTCCGCCCTCGATGTCGTCAGATTCGGGCGTTCAG GTACTTGTGCGAGTGCGACCGCCAagcaaggaagaggaagaaggggatCCGATTGTACAAAAGATCTCCTCAAACTCCATTTCGATCCTTGACCATACCTTCACCTTTGACTCGGTAGCTGATACCAGTTCCACTCAG GATGATATATTTCGACTCGTCGGGCTTCCATTGGTGGAGAACTGCTTGGCCGGGTTCAACAGTTCCATATTTGCGTATGGGCAG ACTGGTAGTGGAAAGACGTATACGATGTGGGGACCTCCGAGTGCCTTGTCCGAAGATTCTTCGAGTAGTGAGTGGGGTTTGACTCCACGTGTTTTTGAGCGGCTTTTTTCTCGCATAAATGAA GAGCAAGCTAAGCATTCCGACAAGCAGCTGAATTACCAGTGTCATTGTTCCTTTCTGGAG ATCTACAATGAGCAAATTACTGATCTTTTGGATCCAACACAAAAGAATCTTCAG ATTAGGGAAGATGTTAAAGCTGGCATTTATGTTGACTGTTTGACAGAGGAGTATGTGTATACAATGAAGGATGTGATCCGTCTGCTGATGAAG GGATTAGCAAACAGGCGAACAGGTGCAACCAGCGTAAATATGGAGAGTTCTCGTTCTCACTGCGTATTTACTTGCATTGTTGATTCCCAGACAAAG AGCTTAGGTGATGGTTTAATCAGCTTAAGGACTAGCAGGATCAACCTTGTTGATCTGGCAGGATCTGAAAGACAAAAGCAAACAGGTGCAGCAGGGGAACGCTTGAAGGAAGCAGGGAATATTAACCGCTCCCTGTCACAGCTTGG AAACTTAATTAATATTCTCGCCGAAGTTTCACAGTCTGGGAAACAGAGACACATTCCATATCGTGATTCCAGGCTTACATTTTTATTGCAAGAATCTCTTGGTGGTAACGCCAAGTTAGCAATGATTTGTGCTGTTTCACCATCACAGAG CTGCAAAAGTGAAACTTTCAGCACCTTAAGGTTTGCACAACGAGCAAAAGCAATAAAGAACAAAGCAGTTGTCAATGAGATAACACAGGATGATGTTAATGTCCTGCGTGAGCAGATACGCCAACTAAAG GATGAACTTCTACGCATGAAGTCTAATGGATCTGCAGGAAACAACGGAAGTTTTTCATCAGCATGGAATGCTCGGCGTAGcttgaatcttttgaaaatgaGTCTTAACTGTCCTACAACACTACCTATTCTGAAAGATGACAATGATGTGGAGATGGAAATTGATGAGAGTGATGTTGAGATGCCAAATATTCAAGCAAGCCTACCTTTACCTTGTGAAGGAAAACTATCCGTCGATCTTTCTGCATCAAAAGAGGAGCTAAGGTCCTCTATTAATGATAATGATACAGTTGCCAGGGATGTCAGGTCAATCTACAAGATGGATCCTGGCTGTGTAAAGGATCAAACTTTTGCAGTTGAAGAGTGTGCTCTGAAGAAAATAGGGCCAGGCCAACTCATTGTAAACTCTGATGGTGGTTCTACCGAAGACCGAGGAGATGATCAACTGAATGATACTTGTGAAGTACATATGGCTGATGAAGGGACTAATATTTTACCAGATCATAACACACAAAGCGAAAGCAATCTGTCAGTGGAAAAGGAATACATTATCCATGAAGCGCAAACTCGTGATTCTTCTAGCTCCCCAAGTTCCATAGTTTCTCCCGACAGTAGTGGCATTGTGCCCAGCCAGACATCTCTAGTTCTTCAACTGCCTACTTCGAGTAAATCACCTGTGCTTGAAAATTTCAGTAGAAAAAGCCTTAGAACATCATCATCTATGTCAGCATCTCAGAAGATTATAGCAGATGATTTGAAATTAGGCTCTGGAGTACTAAACGTATCCCTTGCACAATCTTCATATCCTCTAAACACTTATGTAACTCAAACAAACAAGACTGAGAATTTAGCAGCCAGTCTGCGACGTGGTCTTCAAATTTTCGATAACCAGCAGCTTAACCCATTCGTGAGGAGGTCATCATTCAGATTTTCTGTTGCACTTACTGATGTCAAGCCAGTGGTGCCAATAAACAAGGTCGATATTGGCATACAAACAATCGTTCAAGATCCAGAAGAAATGGAACAGTtgtctgcatatgtttgtagttgttGCAAGAAGATAGCTTCAGAAGATGAAAATGAAGATACCAAGAATGGCACTGATCTTCAATTGGTAACTATTGATGGAACAATGTCGACTGACAAACTGAAGATGAAAGTTCCTCGG GCAGTGAAGAAGGTCTTGACTGGCTCTATCAGGCGAGAAATGGCTCTTGAAGAACACTGTGCAAAGCAAGCTGCTGAAATCATGCAACTAAATCGTTTG TTACAACAATATAAGCATGAGCGAGAATGCAGTGCCATAATTGCTGAGACACGGGAGGACAAAATTTCTCGTCTTGAGAGTCTTGTGGATGGTATTTTGCCGACAGAGGAGTTCATGGAAGAAGAGTTTGCTTCTCTCATGAATGAACACAAG CTTCTTAAAGAGAAATATGAGAATCACCCAGATATTATGCGGCTTAACATCGAGCTTAAAAGAGTTCAAGAAGAACTGGAtggttttaagaacttttttaaTATGGGTGAGAGGGATGTCTTGATGGAAGAGATCCAGGATCTAAGAAGTCAATTACAATATTACTTGGAGTTTTCTTCCAATTCAACTCGAAAACAAAGCCCTTTTCTTCAGCTGACTCATTCATGCGGAACCACTTCAACTCCTCTCTGTACTATATCAGAGTCAACTGAAGCAAGTGGCAATGAAAAAATTGAACCAGATGGGTGTAATTGGACCGAAAGGGAGAGTGAATGGATCATACTTTCAGAGGAACTTAAACTTGAACTCGAAGCAAGTCGATCGCTTGCTGAAAAGAGGAAGGTGGATCTTGATTCGGAGAAGGAGTGCACGGACGAGCTAAAGGAGGCACTGCAGACAGCAATGCAGGGTCATGCTAGGATTTTGGAGCAGTATGCAGACCTCCAAGAGAAACATATTGGTCTACTTGCGAGGCACAGGAAAATTATGGATGGCATCGAGGATGTGAAGAAAGCAGCTGCCAGAGCTGGGGTAAAAGGAGCGGAGTCAAAATTCATTAACTCCCTTGCTGCAGAAATTTCTGCTCTTAGAGCTGACAGAGAAAAGGAGCGGCAATATTGGAGAGATGAGAATAGAGGTCTTCAGGTTCAACTTAGAGATACAGCTGAAGCTGTACAGGCTGCTGGAGAATTGCTCGTGCGGCTGAAGGAAACAGAAGAAGCTGTTGCAACCGCCGAG AAAAGAGCATGTATGGCAGAACAGGAGACCGAGAAGGCATACCAGGAGATTGATAACTTGAAGAAGAATTATGACAGAGAGATTTCTTTGCTAAACCAGCTTCTTTCAGAGTCACGATTGCCCAGGGAAGCTCTCACGTATACGGTGTTCAACGACCCTAAAACCAGAGGCGAGAGTCTCACTGATCAGAGATGGAGAGAGGAATTCGAGCCTTTCTGTAACAGAGATGATGCTGACTTTTCCAAGGACACAAATCCCAGTTCATGGTTCTCTGGCTACGATCGATGCAACATCTGA